In a single window of the Streptomyces sp. NBC_00285 genome:
- a CDS encoding rhomboid family intramembrane serine protease, with protein sequence MEQAAGGSPQAQSLPGCYRHPDRETGIRCTRCDRPICPECMVNASVGFHCPDCVRDGGGTGPAPAASRPRTIAGGTVTADPRLLTKILIGINLAMFIAIKARPSLLNDVVLLGAWPPAPFAPTEGVADGQYYRLVTSMFAHQEYWHIGFNMMSLWWLGGPLEAALGRARYLAVYFVSGLAGSALAYLLASPNTATLGASGAIFGLFGATAVLMRRLNYDLRPIIALLVINLIFTFNPAFNISWQAHIGGLVAGIVTGYGMVHAPRERRSLVQYGTSALVLLVVVVVTLVRTSQLT encoded by the coding sequence ATGGAACAGGCGGCAGGCGGATCACCTCAGGCGCAGAGCCTGCCCGGCTGCTACCGGCACCCGGACCGCGAGACCGGCATCCGCTGCACCCGCTGCGACCGCCCGATCTGCCCCGAGTGCATGGTCAACGCCTCCGTCGGCTTCCACTGCCCCGACTGCGTGCGCGACGGCGGCGGCACCGGACCCGCTCCGGCCGCGTCCCGGCCCCGCACCATCGCGGGCGGCACCGTCACGGCGGACCCCCGGCTGCTGACCAAGATCCTGATCGGGATCAACCTCGCGATGTTCATCGCCATCAAGGCGCGTCCGTCGCTCCTGAACGACGTGGTGCTGCTCGGCGCCTGGCCGCCGGCGCCCTTCGCGCCCACCGAGGGCGTCGCCGACGGGCAGTACTACCGCCTGGTGACCTCGATGTTCGCGCACCAGGAGTACTGGCACATCGGCTTCAACATGATGAGCCTGTGGTGGCTCGGCGGTCCCCTCGAAGCCGCCCTCGGCCGTGCCCGATACCTCGCGGTCTACTTCGTCTCCGGACTCGCGGGCAGCGCACTGGCCTATCTACTCGCCTCCCCGAACACGGCCACGCTCGGCGCCTCCGGTGCCATCTTCGGCCTCTTCGGAGCGACCGCGGTCCTGATGCGCCGGCTCAACTACGACCTGCGGCCGATCATCGCGCTGCTGGTGATCAACCTGATCTTCACCTTCAACCCGGCGTTCAACATCTCCTGGCAGGCCCACATCGGCGGGCTGGTCGCCGGCATCGTCACGGGGTACGGGATGGTCCACGCCCCGCGTGAGCGGCGGTCGCTGGTGCAGTACGGCACCAGTGCGCTGGTCCTGCTGGTCGTCGTGGTCGTGACCCTCGTGAGGACCTCGCAGCTCACCTGA
- a CDS encoding peptidylprolyl isomerase: MAEQLYATLKTNHGDIEVRLLPNHAPKTVRNFVELAQGEREWTHPGTGETSTKKLYDGTVFHRVISGFMIQGGDPLGTGIGGPGYEFEDEFHPDLGFNKPYLLAMANAGPGTNGSQFFITVSPTAWLNRKHTIFGEITDAASQKVVDVIAGVKTSRPNDRPVNEVVIESVVVETR, translated from the coding sequence GTGGCCGAGCAGCTTTACGCCACCCTGAAGACCAATCACGGCGACATCGAAGTCCGGCTGCTGCCGAACCACGCCCCGAAGACCGTCAGGAACTTCGTCGAACTCGCCCAGGGCGAGCGCGAGTGGACCCACCCCGGCACCGGCGAGACGTCCACGAAGAAGCTCTACGACGGCACGGTCTTCCACCGCGTCATCAGCGGCTTCATGATCCAGGGCGGCGACCCCCTGGGCACCGGAATCGGCGGCCCGGGTTACGAGTTCGAGGACGAGTTCCACCCCGACCTCGGCTTCAACAAGCCCTACCTGCTCGCCATGGCGAACGCCGGCCCGGGCACCAACGGCTCGCAGTTCTTCATCACCGTCTCCCCGACGGCCTGGCTAAACCGCAAGCACACCATCTTCGGCGAGATCACGGACGCGGCCAGCCAGAAGGTCGTGGACGTCATCGCCGGAGTCAAGACCAGCCGGCCCAACGACCGCCCGGTGAACGAGGTCGTCATCGAGTCGGTCGTCGTCGAGACCCGCTGA
- a CDS encoding glycoside hydrolase family 26 protein, translating into MKPSRRGPAALAAVLLLLAASACTARAPEPASVSAYGAYVGYEPSDVGRLGELGAWLGGPAPRVGHVYLPGDRWSNIEGAPGYLESWAAWRRAAPQRMFVLNVPMLERTEAHLPDSMVRAELRLGASGAYDGHFRALARRLVDLGVPDTIVVLGWEMNGTTYTHRCGPDPAAWKAYWTRIVHAMRSVQGERLRFEFTPNRGRDAIPWPRCYPGDKVVDIIGMDAYDAPRGLRFAAQVDEPYGLRAHVRFARAHGKPISYQEWGLYRNGDNPAYMRGMLTWFARQRPLYQSLSDYCPHGVWECRSHPRSAAVYRSLMGGGSAAR; encoded by the coding sequence ATGAAGCCCTCGCGCCGCGGGCCGGCCGCCCTGGCCGCCGTACTGCTGCTCCTGGCGGCCTCCGCCTGTACCGCTCGCGCCCCTGAACCGGCTTCGGTGTCCGCGTACGGCGCCTACGTCGGATACGAGCCCTCCGACGTGGGGCGCCTGGGTGAACTCGGTGCCTGGCTCGGCGGGCCCGCGCCCCGGGTGGGACACGTGTATCTGCCCGGTGACCGCTGGAGCAACATCGAGGGCGCTCCGGGCTATCTGGAGTCCTGGGCGGCGTGGCGGCGGGCCGCTCCGCAACGGATGTTCGTCCTCAACGTGCCGATGCTGGAGCGCACGGAGGCCCACCTTCCGGACAGCATGGTCCGTGCGGAGCTCCGGCTCGGGGCGAGCGGCGCCTACGACGGTCATTTCCGCGCCCTGGCCCGGCGGTTGGTGGATCTGGGCGTACCGGACACGATCGTCGTGCTGGGCTGGGAGATGAACGGCACCACCTACACCCACCGCTGCGGCCCGGACCCGGCCGCTTGGAAGGCCTATTGGACGAGGATCGTGCACGCGATGCGCTCGGTTCAGGGAGAGCGTCTGCGCTTCGAGTTCACGCCCAACCGCGGCCGCGACGCGATCCCGTGGCCGCGCTGCTATCCGGGCGACAAGGTCGTCGACATCATCGGCATGGACGCCTACGACGCCCCGCGCGGCCTGCGCTTCGCCGCTCAGGTCGATGAGCCGTACGGCCTGCGCGCCCATGTCCGCTTCGCCCGCGCCCACGGCAAGCCGATCTCGTACCAGGAGTGGGGCCTGTACAGGAACGGTGACAATCCGGCCTACATGCGCGGCATGCTCACCTGGTTCGCCCGCCAACGCCCTCTCTACCAGTCGCTCAGCGACTACTGCCCGCACGGCGTGTGGGAGTGCCGTTCCCATCCGAGGTCGGCGGCGGTGTACCGCTCCTTGATGGGCGGCGGGTCGGCCGCACGGTGA
- the crgA gene encoding cell division protein CrgA, with the protein MPKSRIRKKADYTPPAAKQATVIKLNSRAWVAPVMLAMFLIGLAWIVVFYVTDGSLPIDALDNWNIVVGFGFIAAGFAVSTQWK; encoded by the coding sequence GTGCCGAAGTCACGTATCCGCAAGAAGGCCGACTACACGCCGCCCGCGGCGAAGCAGGCGACCGTCATCAAGTTGAACAGCCGTGCCTGGGTCGCCCCTGTGATGCTGGCCATGTTCCTCATCGGGCTGGCCTGGATCGTCGTCTTCTATGTGACCGACGGTTCGCTGCCCATCGATGCTCTGGACAACTGGAACATCGTGGTGGGATTCGGCTTCATCGCCGCCGGATTCGCCGTCTCCACCCAGTGGAAATAG
- a CDS encoding DUF5324 family protein — protein MTRIDSVRAATGSAKDSVLHAAEVVAPYADTAKDKASHYAQEARVRLAPKVTQAAGQARVQYGAHVAPRLEQARTHVPPKVDQAAHEAAVRTRKAARQAADYSRPRIEQAVAAAGPVREEATARSAAALAALRGQVTPKEVRKLVRKHERRARAGRLAKALAIAGVVAGGAYAAWKWWDKQANPDWLVEPPAATEMPETGRLTSVDGSGQSVLDPEVQVKEAEEDAAKHDEGR, from the coding sequence GTGACCCGCATTGACAGCGTGCGCGCCGCGACCGGCTCGGCGAAGGACAGCGTGCTGCACGCCGCGGAAGTGGTGGCGCCCTACGCCGACACGGCCAAGGACAAGGCCTCGCACTATGCGCAGGAGGCACGCGTACGGCTCGCGCCGAAGGTCACCCAGGCGGCCGGCCAGGCGCGTGTCCAGTACGGCGCCCATGTCGCGCCGCGTCTTGAGCAGGCTCGCACGCATGTTCCGCCCAAGGTCGATCAGGCCGCCCACGAGGCGGCCGTCCGTACCCGCAAGGCGGCCCGCCAGGCCGCCGACTACTCACGTCCGAGGATCGAGCAGGCCGTCGCCGCGGCCGGACCGGTCCGGGAGGAGGCCACGGCACGGAGCGCGGCCGCACTGGCCGCGCTGCGTGGCCAGGTCACGCCCAAGGAGGTCCGGAAGCTGGTCCGCAAGCACGAGCGGCGGGCCCGCGCCGGACGGCTCGCCAAGGCGCTGGCCATCGCGGGCGTCGTAGCCGGCGGGGCCTACGCCGCCTGGAAGTGGTGGGACAAGCAGGCCAATCCGGATTGGCTGGTCGAGCCCCCCGCCGCGACCGAGATGCCCGAGACGGGCCGTCTGACGTCCGTGGACGGCAGCGGCCAGTCCGTCCTTGACCCGGAGGTCCAGGTCAAGGAGGCCGAGGAGGACGCCGCAAAGCACGACGAAGGGCGCTGA